One window from the genome of Mucilaginibacter ginsenosidivorans encodes:
- a CDS encoding TlpA disulfide reductase family protein, with protein sequence MNNIKIIILLCLVFNQFFASIGWAQEKHGFTITGKIKGLKEGETVKLTFEDTWPIWGNGWTKPVASALVKNGKFTIRGYLPDGPRLAELEFSRTNADMKQPFPPFLMDNENIVIHGRVRAKILPSQSIIIEGSRSNEERKKLFPYFDIWRQGLRDRLTDTLQKLNGLLGYNKDFMAGIERLKLEQLAQVKRGLVQNSSGQAAVPYYVMQCFDAVGHDSIVSLLYDRLDEHIKTSYYGKLMQNRLYLCEGQPAPNFTSFTPEGKSVSLKDVTAKNKLTILDFWGSGCIPCRNEFKEYTVALYNEFHNKGLEIIAVSWDKNEKSWKKAITDDQQPWINVSSLKGFGDSVYSSYKIIHTPQNVVIDQQGKIVAWNISGLELHWFVDKYLNK encoded by the coding sequence ATGAATAATATAAAAATTATAATACTGCTGTGTCTTGTATTCAATCAATTTTTTGCCTCAATAGGATGGGCACAAGAAAAGCACGGCTTTACCATTACCGGAAAAATAAAGGGGCTGAAAGAAGGGGAAACGGTCAAATTAACGTTTGAGGATACATGGCCGATTTGGGGCAACGGCTGGACCAAACCGGTTGCCTCGGCTTTGGTCAAAAATGGAAAATTTACCATTCGCGGATATCTTCCTGATGGTCCCAGATTGGCTGAATTAGAATTTTCCCGTACTAACGCTGATATGAAGCAGCCTTTCCCTCCATTTTTAATGGATAATGAAAATATCGTTATCCACGGCAGAGTTAGAGCAAAGATTCTGCCGTCTCAGTCAATAATTATTGAGGGCAGTCGATCCAATGAGGAAAGGAAAAAATTGTTCCCTTACTTTGACATTTGGCGACAGGGGCTGCGTGATCGGTTGACTGATACTTTACAAAAATTGAATGGTCTTTTAGGCTATAATAAGGATTTTATGGCAGGAATTGAACGGCTTAAACTGGAGCAGTTGGCCCAGGTAAAACGTGGACTGGTTCAAAATTCTTCTGGTCAGGCTGCAGTTCCATATTATGTTATGCAGTGTTTTGACGCTGTAGGACATGATTCAATTGTATCGTTATTATATGACAGACTAGATGAGCATATTAAAACCAGCTATTATGGAAAACTCATGCAAAATAGGTTGTATTTATGCGAAGGGCAACCAGCGCCCAATTTTACTTCATTTACGCCGGAGGGCAAATCTGTATCACTAAAAGATGTAACAGCTAAAAATAAACTCACTATCCTTGATTTTTGGGGTTCCGGTTGCATTCCATGCAGAAATGAGTTTAAGGAATATACTGTCGCCTTGTATAATGAATTTCACAACAAAGGATTGGAAATCATAGCTGTTTCCTGGGATAAAAATGAAAAGAGCTGGAAAAAGGCAATTACCGACGATCAGCAACCCTGGATAAATGTCTCCAGTCTGAAAGGATTTGGTGATTCGGTATACAGCTCATACAAGATCATACATACACCTCAGAATGTGGTCATCGATCAACAAGGGAAGATCGTTGCCTGGAATATTTCGGGTTTGGAACTGCATTGGTTCGTGGATAAATATCTTAATAAATAA
- a CDS encoding SusC/RagA family TonB-linked outer membrane protein: protein MNFYTLFNPVRKKRGRLFKVLLVMKLVIILITVACLQVSARVLAQKVTLDVKDAPLEQVFNDIKRQTGYIFFYESNVLNGTSRVSINVKNADLRDVLDLCFKGQPLVYTIAGNTIGIKKREIPPLVQEKPQQSKDVTGRISNKAGEPLAGATVTIKRTKSGTLADANGSFTVRGVSSTDTLIFSFIGYSSLSVRVGNETVFKVTLEETSNKLDQVVVRAYGQTTQRLATGNIARVTAEEIGKQPIMNPLLALQGQVPGLEITTNSGYLSGPVKVELRGRNSITNNTISDPLYIIDGVPLTVVNVGGSFYGSGSSGFIQNGMAGPAGGQSALFSLEPADIESIEVLKDGDATAIYGSRAANGVILITTKKGKAGKTQFSVNATEGLSEVTRHWDMLNTQQYLQMRQEAFKNDGVTPTVGNAPDLLVWDTNRYTDWQKFLWGNTGKSTDVQTSLSGGDALTVFRIAAGYHRVTEITTTSGANENTSVSFNLSHHTRNQKFSVSFTTNYSYSNVNMISIPNGAAILPPDAPSVYDGSGNLNYAEWDAKVGSFPFGNLLQPYDSKTNFLTTNLTLNYNILKGFVIRTSMGYNNAQATQTSFIPIASLDPASNPTGSSSFGNNSNHNLIVEPQLEYNGIIGRGKLNILLGGSYQKNTTDGLQVNGIGYTNDALLRTITNAPHVISNDNYGEYKYVAAFGRLGYNWDNKYILNLNARRDGASSFGPGNQFGNFGSLGAAWILSEEGFIKRFLPSFISFFKLRGSYGTTGGDIGNSYAYLSRWSGNNLYTYNGVSPLVPLQHANTDYHWQVNRKLEGALDLGFLKDRINLNIAYYRDRCDNQLVNFPTAEFTGFTSVIANSPANVENTGWEFLVSANIIDAKNFHWSMNFNTGFNQNKLLSYPNLALSPYANQYRIGQPLNISWALHMTGVDPQTGQYTYKDRNHDGLITLDYSIPPGTGDDDQYPIVLTPKFTGGLTNSFSYKRWNMSFLLYFKKQIGLNAFLASQLPGSMHNQSVYVFQNSWQKPGDITGVARLTTISATSDSYLGSSDGIYTDASFIRVSNLSVSYNLPDVIGKKLGLTGLNIFLHTNNLFTITKYKGIDPDVQNFGGLPPAKTIVIGINCNF from the coding sequence ATGAATTTTTATACGCTCTTCAACCCTGTGCGTAAAAAACGGGGGCGATTATTCAAAGTCCTTCTTGTCATGAAACTTGTTATTATTCTTATTACGGTAGCATGTCTCCAGGTTTCCGCAAGGGTTTTGGCACAAAAAGTCACCTTGGATGTAAAGGACGCACCTTTGGAACAGGTGTTCAATGACATCAAAAGGCAAACAGGTTACATTTTCTTTTATGAAAGTAACGTGCTGAATGGTACATCAAGGGTTAGCATAAATGTTAAGAATGCTGACCTCCGCGACGTATTAGATTTATGTTTTAAAGGACAACCATTGGTCTACACCATTGCGGGAAATACTATTGGAATAAAAAAAAGAGAAATCCCGCCCCTGGTTCAAGAAAAGCCGCAACAGTCAAAAGATGTGACGGGACGTATTTCCAATAAGGCAGGGGAACCTTTGGCTGGTGCGACAGTAACTATTAAACGTACTAAAAGCGGGACGTTAGCCGATGCAAATGGTAGTTTTACAGTACGCGGGGTGAGCAGCACTGATACCCTGATCTTTAGTTTCATAGGCTACAGTTCCCTATCAGTTCGGGTAGGCAATGAGACTGTTTTTAAAGTGACACTGGAAGAAACAAGCAATAAGCTCGACCAGGTAGTAGTACGGGCTTATGGGCAGACTACGCAGCGTTTAGCCACAGGAAATATAGCGCGTGTAACAGCGGAAGAAATAGGAAAGCAACCAATAATGAACCCTTTATTGGCATTGCAAGGACAGGTACCCGGTTTGGAAATTACAACGAATAGCGGCTACCTCAGCGGACCGGTAAAAGTAGAGTTGAGAGGAAGAAACTCCATTACTAATAATACTATTTCCGACCCGCTCTATATTATTGATGGGGTGCCTTTAACTGTGGTGAACGTCGGAGGGTCTTTTTATGGTTCCGGCTCTTCTGGGTTTATTCAAAATGGCATGGCCGGTCCAGCAGGTGGTCAAAGTGCCCTGTTCAGTTTAGAGCCAGCGGATATTGAGTCCATTGAAGTATTAAAAGATGGCGACGCCACGGCAATATATGGTTCTCGAGCAGCAAATGGAGTAATTCTTATAACTACCAAAAAGGGTAAAGCTGGTAAGACCCAGTTTAGTGTGAATGCAACAGAAGGTTTAAGTGAAGTGACTCGGCATTGGGATATGCTGAATACACAGCAATATCTTCAAATGCGCCAAGAAGCATTTAAGAACGATGGGGTTACACCAACAGTCGGAAATGCCCCAGACTTGCTTGTATGGGATACCAACCGTTATACTGACTGGCAAAAATTTTTATGGGGGAATACAGGGAAATCGACGGATGTGCAGACCAGTCTTTCTGGCGGGGACGCCTTAACCGTCTTCCGGATTGCGGCAGGTTATCATCGGGTGACTGAGATTACCACCACTAGTGGTGCAAATGAGAATACCAGTGTTTCTTTTAACCTCTCGCATCATACCCGCAATCAAAAATTCTCAGTGTCCTTTACCACTAATTATTCCTATTCAAACGTAAATATGATAAGTATCCCTAACGGTGCGGCTATCTTACCTCCTGACGCGCCGTCAGTTTACGACGGTAGTGGCAATCTCAATTACGCCGAATGGGATGCTAAAGTCGGCTCTTTCCCATTTGGGAATCTATTGCAACCCTATGATAGCAAAACCAATTTTCTTACTACAAATTTGACATTAAACTACAATATCTTGAAAGGATTTGTGATACGGACAAGTATGGGATATAATAATGCACAGGCTACCCAGACTTCCTTTATTCCAATAGCTTCACTAGATCCTGCCAGTAATCCAACAGGATCGTCCAGTTTTGGAAATAATAGCAACCATAACTTGATTGTTGAACCCCAGTTGGAATATAACGGTATTATTGGCAGGGGTAAACTAAATATCCTTCTTGGAGGATCCTATCAAAAAAACACCACGGATGGACTTCAAGTGAATGGAATAGGTTACACAAATGATGCATTGTTAAGAACAATTACCAATGCTCCACATGTGATTTCAAATGATAATTATGGAGAATACAAGTATGTAGCAGCCTTTGGTCGGCTCGGTTACAATTGGGATAATAAATATATTTTGAACCTTAATGCAAGGAGAGATGGAGCTTCAAGTTTTGGCCCCGGCAATCAATTTGGTAATTTCGGGTCTTTAGGAGCCGCTTGGATACTCAGCGAAGAGGGTTTCATAAAAAGATTTCTGCCTTCTTTTATCAGTTTTTTTAAGTTACGCGGCAGTTACGGTACCACCGGCGGGGATATAGGGAATAGCTATGCGTATCTTAGCCGCTGGTCAGGTAATAACCTGTATACCTATAATGGGGTTTCTCCTTTGGTACCTTTACAACATGCTAACACTGACTATCATTGGCAGGTTAACCGAAAATTAGAAGGGGCGCTCGACTTGGGGTTTTTAAAAGACAGGATCAACCTAAATATTGCCTACTATCGTGATCGTTGTGATAATCAACTGGTGAATTTCCCCACTGCCGAATTTACTGGCTTTACTAGCGTGATTGCTAATTCCCCTGCTAATGTGGAAAATACGGGTTGGGAATTTTTGGTATCTGCAAACATTATTGATGCGAAGAATTTCCACTGGTCAATGAATTTTAATACCGGGTTCAACCAAAATAAGCTCCTTTCGTATCCGAATTTGGCATTGTCGCCTTATGCAAATCAATACAGGATAGGACAACCTTTGAATATAAGTTGGGCTTTGCATATGACCGGAGTTGATCCTCAGACGGGTCAGTATACCTACAAAGATAGGAATCATGACGGGTTAATAACACTTGATTATTCTATTCCGCCAGGAACTGGTGATGATGACCAGTATCCTATCGTTCTTACCCCTAAGTTTACTGGAGGATTAACCAATAGTTTTAGCTATAAGAGGTGGAATATGAGTTTTCTCTTGTATTTCAAAAAACAGATCGGACTTAACGCTTTCTTAGCCAGTCAACTCCCGGGCTCAATGCATAATCAATCAGTGTATGTTTTTCAAAACAGTTGGCAAAAGCCTGGCGATATTACCGGTGTCGCCAGATTGACTACCATATCCGCAACATCAGACAGTTATCTTGGTAGTTCAGACGGTATATATACAGATGCCTCTTTTATACGAGTTTCCAACCTGTCGGTCTCTTATAACCTGCCAGACGTAATTGGCAAAAAATTGGGATTGACAGGCCTAAACATATTCTTGCATACGAATAATCTGTTTACCATTACCAAATACAAGGGCATTGATCCTGATGTACAGAATTTTGGCGGATTGCCCCCAGCGAAAACTATCGTGATAGGCATTAATTGTAACTTCTAA
- a CDS encoding GNAT family N-acetyltransferase, translated as MTIRNATYHDAPAIKALLKVLGYESRMSMLIHQLETMFDKNDHQVFVCERRGEIVGFASVHFLPQLAFDGGVAIISYLSVDDSLKGQGVDKALERYISEQAILKKCERIQVHLSEWRAAEQKFYEQQGYQEYPKYFTKRLVYAE; from the coding sequence ATGACAATAAGAAATGCTACGTATCATGATGCCCCCGCAATCAAAGCCTTGCTAAAAGTCTTGGGTTATGAATCCCGGATGAGCATGCTTATTCATCAATTGGAAACCATGTTTGATAAAAACGATCACCAGGTATTTGTTTGCGAGCGGCGAGGGGAAATTGTTGGATTTGCATCTGTTCATTTTTTACCACAATTGGCATTTGACGGCGGGGTTGCTATCATCAGTTACCTGTCGGTTGATGACTCGCTAAAGGGCCAGGGTGTTGACAAGGCGCTTGAACGATACATTAGTGAACAGGCCATATTAAAAAAGTGCGAACGGATACAGGTCCATTTATCCGAATGGAGAGCCGCCGAACAAAAGTTTTACGAGCAGCAGGGTTACCAGGAATACCCGAAGTATTTTACAAAGAGATTGGTTTATGCTGAATAG
- a CDS encoding aminotransferase class I/II-fold pyridoxal phosphate-dependent enzyme → MSLNLEKASFKDFENMEGKSPFEWAEAFDRYVQNWSGRGHWNYYQEGVSGCMPEVELNLPGQPRTRFVSLVSNDYLGFTQHPAVKAAAIAGIEKYGAGSAASPAIGGHMGYHRQIEDKIARFFRHESAMLYTTGYTANSATMQALLKREDLAILDMAVHASMYEGCQLTNVKVFPHNNMEKLERILSDSQGHYRTRMVIVDGVYSQPGDIAKLDEVVKLAKHYGAYVAMDDAHGVGVVGNTGRGAIELYDLFGWVDIITGTFSKTFGHLGGYVVADPKLVGFLKFQARQHIFSVAMTPASCCILKSVDLIDEEPWWKERLWTNINYLRTGLLTMGFDLGNTQSAIIPVMTGDPNLNAEACSLLLQAGIYANQIGYPAVPRKNARIRMSITAAHTLEHMDKILNAWDWVGRKLNLNKYPIKT, encoded by the coding sequence ATGAGTTTAAATTTAGAAAAAGCAAGTTTTAAGGACTTCGAGAACATGGAGGGGAAGAGCCCCTTCGAATGGGCCGAAGCGTTTGACCGGTATGTACAAAACTGGAGCGGACGCGGCCATTGGAATTATTACCAGGAAGGGGTGTCCGGCTGTATGCCTGAAGTGGAGTTGAACTTGCCTGGGCAACCGCGGACGCGTTTTGTTTCGTTGGTCTCAAATGATTACCTGGGTTTTACGCAGCACCCTGCGGTTAAGGCGGCGGCAATTGCCGGCATCGAAAAGTATGGTGCGGGCAGCGCCGCATCACCTGCGATCGGTGGTCATATGGGTTATCACCGCCAGATCGAGGATAAGATTGCCAGGTTTTTCAGGCATGAAAGTGCGATGCTGTACACAACCGGCTATACGGCTAATAGTGCGACGATGCAAGCGTTGCTAAAACGTGAAGATCTTGCGATCCTGGATATGGCTGTTCATGCCAGCATGTATGAAGGCTGTCAGTTAACTAATGTGAAAGTTTTTCCGCATAACAATATGGAAAAACTGGAAAGAATATTATCCGATTCGCAGGGACATTATCGTACCCGGATGGTGATCGTGGACGGCGTCTACTCACAGCCGGGCGATATAGCCAAGCTGGACGAGGTGGTAAAATTGGCGAAGCATTACGGCGCTTACGTGGCGATGGATGATGCACATGGTGTTGGTGTTGTAGGAAACACGGGGCGCGGCGCGATTGAATTGTACGATCTGTTTGGCTGGGTGGACATCATCACAGGCACCTTCAGCAAAACTTTTGGTCATTTGGGGGGCTATGTGGTTGCCGATCCAAAACTGGTTGGGTTTTTAAAATTCCAGGCGCGGCAGCATATTTTTTCGGTAGCGATGACGCCGGCTTCTTGCTGTATCCTCAAAAGTGTCGACCTCATTGATGAGGAACCATGGTGGAAGGAAAGATTATGGACTAATATCAATTACCTGAGAACAGGGCTTTTAACAATGGGCTTTGATTTAGGCAATACGCAATCCGCCATCATTCCGGTGATGACCGGGGACCCGAATCTAAACGCGGAGGCCTGTAGCCTTTTGCTCCAAGCAGGTATTTATGCCAATCAGATCGGCTATCCTGCAGTACCGCGCAAAAACGCCCGGATTAGAATGAGTATCACGGCTGCACACACACTGGAACATATGGACAAAATCTTAAACGCCTGGGATTGGGTGGGCCGCAAACTCAATTTGAATAAATACCCTATTAAAACATAA
- a CDS encoding RagB/SusD family nutrient uptake outer membrane protein: MKSHKEIKNWLRITKWSFAILPFIFAACKKMVSVPEPVDSITTKEVFATDAQANSAIAGIYTQMINPPTTSIVFSNGATTLYPGLSADELIDFYGPADDGYFDSNSIQVAKFGYGYVNNFIWTPAYSNIYGANAIIEGIASSTSGALHDNVKKELTGEAKFIRAFCYFYLTNMFGDVPLALTVDFNRTALMYRTPQAQIYNQIIQDLKDAQTALPDDYSAGLGERVRPNKWAATALLARVYLFKGDWADAELQASAVINNSSLFSLEPMVGNVFNTNSKEAIWQLKQNNIASPYNGTVDAQTFIPYDSNTAPIYILTNSLLNSFETGDLRRKIWVDSTNYGGSTYYFPYKYTLAPSNIQPGGNIPQYYMMLRQAEQYLIRAEARVQLGENNALDDLNSIRNRAGLTSYSGTTDKTSILNAIYHERQVELFAEWGHRWFDLKRTGQANTVLGAIPLKQPWSSNSLLYPIPKTELITDPNLRQNPGY; this comes from the coding sequence ATGAAATCACATAAAGAAATTAAGAACTGGTTGAGGATTACAAAATGGAGTTTTGCGATTCTCCCATTTATCTTTGCCGCTTGCAAAAAAATGGTGTCTGTTCCTGAACCTGTCGATTCTATTACAACAAAAGAAGTATTTGCAACCGATGCCCAAGCTAATTCTGCGATAGCAGGGATTTACACCCAGATGATAAACCCGCCGACTACGAGCATTGTTTTTAGCAATGGAGCGACAACCCTTTATCCCGGACTGTCAGCCGATGAACTTATCGATTTTTATGGCCCGGCAGATGACGGATATTTTGATTCCAACTCTATACAAGTTGCAAAATTTGGTTACGGATATGTTAATAATTTCATTTGGACCCCTGCTTACTCTAATATTTACGGGGCAAATGCGATTATTGAAGGCATAGCAAGTTCTACTTCAGGTGCGCTTCATGATAACGTAAAAAAGGAATTGACAGGTGAAGCAAAATTCATTCGCGCCTTTTGTTATTTCTATCTCACGAACATGTTTGGCGACGTTCCGTTAGCACTAACCGTAGATTTTAATAGGACCGCCTTGATGTACCGTACACCTCAAGCCCAGATATACAATCAAATTATTCAAGATCTTAAAGATGCACAAACTGCGTTACCGGATGATTATTCTGCAGGTTTGGGAGAAAGAGTCCGCCCCAATAAATGGGCTGCCACGGCTCTTTTAGCCAGAGTGTATCTCTTTAAAGGTGATTGGGCAGATGCTGAGTTGCAAGCAAGTGCAGTAATCAATAATAGTTCCCTTTTTAGTTTAGAACCTATGGTCGGAAATGTTTTCAATACCAATAGTAAAGAAGCAATTTGGCAATTAAAACAAAATAATATTGCTTCCCCATATAATGGGACTGTCGATGCGCAGACTTTTATTCCTTATGACAGCAACACTGCTCCTATATATATTCTTACGAATTCATTGCTGAATTCCTTTGAGACTGGGGACTTAAGAAGAAAAATATGGGTGGACAGCACTAATTATGGTGGTTCAACTTATTATTTCCCTTACAAATATACCTTAGCTCCCAGCAATATTCAACCGGGTGGTAACATTCCTCAGTACTACATGATGCTGCGCCAGGCAGAACAGTACCTGATAAGGGCTGAAGCCAGAGTGCAGTTGGGAGAAAATAACGCATTGGATGATTTGAATTCGATAAGGAACAGGGCGGGTCTTACGAGCTATTCAGGTACAACTGATAAGACTTCAATATTGAATGCAATTTATCATGAGCGCCAGGTTGAACTTTTTGCAGAATGGGGGCACCGCTGGTTCGATCTGAAAAGAACAGGTCAGGCCAACACAGTATTAGGTGCAATTCCTTTGAAGCAACCTTGGTCATCCAATTCTCTTTTATACCCAATTCCCAAAACTGAATTAATAACGGATCCCAATTTAAGACAGAATCCAGGCTATTGA
- a CDS encoding M16 family metallopeptidase, whose translation MRKLILVLLNAVIVAITVKAQVLRIDPAVRRGTLPNGFTYYIRHNEEPKDRVVMYLVNKVGSVLEDNDQRGLAHFMEHMEFNGTANFPHNALIDYLQKAGVRFGADINAYTNFDETVYQLPLPSDKPGLVDTGLMIMRDWAQNAMLDSGEINKERGVVLEEKRLGKGAAERMQRLYWPVLLNNSRYAVRMPIGNDTVLNGFKRPVIASFYNDWYRPDLQALIVVGDVNVNTIEQDIKRMFAGLKKPSHEKARIKYQVPLDGKNRFVAVTDKEMTVAAADIIFKHPEQPLKTETDYRKYLIKNLYNQMLAKRIDQLSRQATPPFLQGGASIGGFIGGLSMFDVSVVAKPGELENGVKAVWREIERVKQFGFTQGELDRTKAAYLNNVESQWKEKAKTNSESFVREYQNYFLKDIAAPGIDKERELVKTFLPAIFLADVNALSAANITCHDRTILLLAPDKEKEVLPSEVVFTSWINTVQAEKLTPYQDDISNKLLLAQQPVLGKIVEEQKDSATGTYSYLLSNHVRVILKPTDFKNDEIIFTGIKPGGTSTATDAAYESAALSADLVNSSGAGNYNETELENYLADKQTNVIPFMQPESEGVNGNTTPKNLENALALTYAYITEPRKDKEIFDGIVTKSIAALANRSSDPNSLFSDSVRAILYNKNVRKAGPSLEKIKQLNLDTAITFYENRFRNVNGMTFVFVGAIDTTTIKPLLEKYLGGLPSHENIEDAKDLGIHIREGIVNKNVYKGTEPRSTVLLVYSGLMEYNPQNVVRLDALKETLEIRLLERLREEESGVYSPGVFVSSSKYPQGRYSFVVQFGCAPQNADKLIASVQDEIDKLKQSGPLPQNLEKWRAEDRNSRETALKTNGFWLRYLSGQVENKESISKLNDYTKIRDKISVADIQNAAMTYLSGLNYIRLVLLPESKLTSR comes from the coding sequence ATGAGAAAACTAATTTTAGTACTGCTTAATGCCGTGATCGTTGCCATAACTGTAAAAGCGCAAGTATTACGTATCGACCCTGCTGTTCGAAGAGGTACTTTACCAAATGGCTTTACTTATTATATTCGGCATAACGAAGAACCCAAAGACAGGGTTGTTATGTACCTTGTGAACAAGGTGGGTTCTGTGCTAGAAGACAATGACCAACGAGGTCTGGCACACTTCATGGAACACATGGAATTTAACGGTACGGCAAATTTCCCGCATAATGCGCTAATCGATTACCTGCAAAAAGCGGGTGTGCGTTTTGGTGCTGACATTAATGCTTACACCAACTTTGATGAAACAGTTTACCAGCTGCCCTTGCCATCTGACAAACCGGGTTTGGTTGATACTGGCTTAATGATCATGCGGGATTGGGCGCAAAATGCCATGCTTGATTCTGGTGAAATTAATAAGGAACGTGGTGTCGTGTTGGAGGAAAAGCGCCTGGGCAAAGGCGCTGCCGAACGGATGCAAAGACTGTACTGGCCAGTACTGCTCAATAATTCCCGTTACGCTGTACGTATGCCAATCGGTAACGATACCGTGTTGAATGGTTTTAAGCGGCCGGTGATTGCCAGTTTCTATAACGACTGGTACCGGCCCGACCTGCAGGCGCTGATTGTAGTCGGCGACGTTAACGTGAACACCATAGAACAAGACATAAAACGGATGTTCGCTGGCCTGAAAAAACCGTCGCACGAAAAAGCGAGGATCAAATACCAGGTGCCGCTTGACGGGAAGAACCGCTTTGTCGCAGTTACAGATAAAGAAATGACGGTGGCGGCTGCCGACATCATCTTCAAACATCCTGAACAACCGTTAAAAACCGAGACCGATTACAGGAAGTACCTGATCAAAAATCTGTATAATCAAATGCTGGCTAAACGTATTGATCAATTATCAAGGCAGGCAACGCCGCCTTTTTTGCAGGGCGGAGCAAGCATCGGCGGGTTTATCGGAGGGCTGAGCATGTTCGATGTGTCCGTTGTCGCCAAACCAGGCGAACTCGAAAACGGAGTTAAGGCAGTTTGGCGGGAGATCGAAAGAGTTAAGCAATTCGGGTTCACTCAGGGGGAGCTGGATCGTACGAAAGCTGCTTATCTGAATAATGTAGAATCCCAATGGAAAGAAAAAGCAAAAACGAATTCAGAAAGTTTCGTAAGGGAATACCAGAATTATTTCTTGAAGGATATCGCCGCTCCCGGTATTGATAAAGAGCGTGAGTTGGTGAAAACTTTTCTCCCGGCGATCTTCCTGGCTGATGTAAACGCTTTATCAGCAGCAAATATCACCTGTCATGACCGAACAATACTGTTGCTTGCACCTGACAAGGAGAAAGAAGTATTGCCTTCAGAAGTAGTTTTTACTAGCTGGATAAATACTGTTCAGGCAGAAAAGCTAACTCCATACCAGGATGACATCAGTAACAAACTTTTGCTGGCGCAGCAACCGGTTCTCGGGAAAATAGTAGAGGAGCAGAAAGACAGCGCCACCGGCACTTATAGCTACCTGCTGAGCAACCATGTTCGGGTGATATTAAAACCAACGGATTTTAAAAACGATGAGATTATTTTTACTGGGATCAAGCCTGGTGGAACCTCCACGGCCACTGATGCAGCTTACGAAAGTGCTGCCCTGTCCGCCGACCTGGTGAATTCCAGCGGGGCGGGGAACTACAATGAAACGGAGCTCGAAAATTATTTGGCTGATAAACAAACGAATGTCATCCCATTCATGCAGCCGGAAAGTGAAGGCGTGAATGGCAACACCACGCCTAAAAATCTTGAAAATGCACTCGCTTTAACTTACGCTTACATTACCGAGCCGAGAAAGGATAAGGAAATATTCGATGGTATAGTCACGAAAAGCATAGCCGCATTGGCAAACCGTTCAAGTGATCCCAATAGTTTGTTCAGCGATTCGGTAAGAGCGATTTTATACAACAAAAACGTCCGGAAGGCAGGCCCAAGTCTCGAAAAAATAAAACAGCTTAATCTGGATACAGCGATTACCTTTTATGAAAACCGGTTCCGCAACGTAAATGGAATGACCTTTGTTTTCGTCGGCGCCATTGACACCACTACGATTAAACCGTTGCTGGAAAAATACCTGGGCGGCTTACCCTCGCATGAGAACATAGAAGACGCTAAGGATCTCGGTATTCACATACGGGAGGGCATTGTCAACAAAAATGTCTATAAGGGCACCGAACCGCGTTCCACCGTTTTACTGGTGTATTCAGGTTTAATGGAGTACAACCCGCAAAATGTAGTTCGGCTGGATGCCCTAAAAGAAACGCTCGAAATTCGTTTGTTGGAGCGTTTGCGGGAGGAGGAGAGTGGTGTCTATAGCCCTGGCGTTTTTGTTAGCTCATCAAAATATCCGCAAGGTCGGTACAGTTTTGTAGTTCAATTCGGCTGTGCGCCACAAAACGCCGATAAACTTATCGCCTCGGTACAGGACGAAATTGACAAGTTGAAACAAAGTGGGCCCTTGCCGCAAAACCTGGAAAAATGGCGGGCGGAGGATCGAAACAGCCGGGAAACAGCACTCAAAACCAATGGTTTTTGGCTGCGGTATTTAAGCGGACAGGTAGAGAATAAGGAATCGATTAGTAAGCTAAACGACTATACGAAAATAAGAGATAAGATTTCCGTGGCCGATATACAGAATGCAGCAATGACTTATCTGAGCGGACTCAATTATATCCGTTTAGTTTTATTACCGGAAAGCAAATTGACAAGTAGATAA